Genomic window (Wenzhouxiangella marina):
AGGGGCTGCCTCCGTGGAGTTGGTTTATGCCGTGGCCCTGGGCGGACGGTCGCTGGCGCTGCGGGCCGAACACCGGCTGAAGCGCCTGCCGCGCGCCGAAAAGCTCGAGATCTGCGAGCAGTCGCCATCGGCCGCCGCCCTGCTGGAGCGACTGGCGCTGGCGCCCTGATTCCGGATCGTCTTCAAGGGCTCTCTTGTAGCCCGGACACCCGGGAAGTCAGCCAGACTTCCTGGCCGTCCTGATCCTTCGCCCCTCACTCCTACAGCCCATCCACACTGCAAATCGCAAACCTGGTGCCGTAGCGACCGGGCGCCCGAGAAAACCGGTCGGACGAATGCCAACTGCTGGAACGTCAAGTCGACCGTGATGCGGGCCGGGCGCAGTTACACTGGCGTTCAGGTGTCACTGAACACAAAGGGAGTTTCAAGCAGCATGAGCACAGACAAGGCCTTTGTCACCCATTCCGCCGAGCAGGTGCTTCGGTTCACGCGCGTCGAACACTGGGATGATTTGTCCGAGGCCCGAAAGGTCCAACTGGGCTTCAATCTGGGCGCACTGGCGATGGCCCTGAGTCTGCCCAAGGAAGACAGCTTCGATGCGCTGACCCGGGCCCGAATAGGCACGCTTTCGATGAACGCGTTCCGAGATCACCTACGCTCACTGATCGAGTCGAACCGCATTGCCGTTGATCAGGACAAGGTGGCAAAGCCATTCTGAGCGGCAAGCGGCATGGAAGGCAACCAGACTCGGGACACCCATGCAAGCCTCTGGCTTTGATGGGTGCCCCGGTTCATCCTGCAGGCATCAAGAAAGCGACTCCCACTCACTGGGAAAGATCGGCGTCCTGCGCTTCTGGTCACCATGCTCACCGATGTCCTTTCGGCCTCGTTCCATGACTGGCGATGGCTTGGGCATCACTTCGCATCTAGAGGTGCGATCTTGTGAGATTTTCGAGCTCCGCATTGGATGCGACTCCGACTCTGGTGTCCGCCGCTTGGCCGTGCCTGAACATGATCAGGTAGGGAAGCCCCCTCACACCAAAATGGCAGGGGTCTCGTTGTTTTCATCAACACAAGGTGAGTGTCTCGGTTACGCAGAACCCGAGTAAGATGACCGAACGCGCAACCGTCAGACCATGAGAATCCCCGACCTCACATGAGAGCCCTTCCTCGATTTCTGCTGAGCATCTTCGGATGGACCCTGTCCGTGAAAGACCCCGGAACCGGGCGCTGCGTCGTCATCTTTGCGCCGCACACGAGCAACTGGGATTTCGTCGTCGGCATTCTCGCGGCCTGGGGAATCGGCCTGAAAGTGCACTGGATCGGCAAGAGCAGCCTCTTCGA
Coding sequences:
- a CDS encoding GIY-YIG nuclease family protein, yielding MSNDEASSPLWWIYLLDCDGRLYTGVSTDPDRRWREHRAGNSRAARFTRGAASVELVYAVALGGRSLALRAEHRLKRLPRAEKLEICEQSPSAAALLERLALAP